Proteins from a genomic interval of Youhaiella tibetensis:
- a CDS encoding molybdopterin-binding protein: protein MSKLMVTRRRFLGLSAAGASSLVLAGCDQFDFLGDRENQVRGVLSKANDLTYHVQRALVGQQALAREYSESEIRQGQRPNGSRDPDTAEYLALKANDFADYRLKITGLVENPASYSLAELRNMPERTQITRHDCVEGWSCIAKWTGTQLGPLLDAAKVKANARFIVFHCYDDMGSLFSGPELYYESCDLVDGHHPQTILAYGLNGQTLPVANGAPVRVRIERALGYKQPKYVHTIELVDGFSQFGKGKGGYWEDHGYDWYGGI from the coding sequence ATGAGCAAGCTGATGGTGACACGTCGCCGGTTCCTCGGCCTGAGCGCCGCTGGCGCGTCTTCGCTGGTCCTGGCCGGCTGCGACCAGTTCGATTTTCTCGGAGACCGCGAAAACCAGGTTCGTGGCGTCCTGAGCAAGGCCAACGATCTTACCTATCACGTGCAGCGGGCGCTGGTCGGCCAGCAGGCGCTGGCCCGGGAATATTCGGAGAGCGAGATCCGGCAGGGTCAGCGTCCGAACGGCTCGCGCGATCCGGATACCGCCGAGTATCTAGCGCTCAAGGCAAACGATTTTGCCGACTACCGGCTCAAGATCACCGGACTGGTCGAAAACCCCGCGAGCTACTCGCTGGCGGAGCTGCGCAACATGCCAGAGCGCACTCAGATCACGCGCCACGATTGCGTGGAAGGCTGGAGCTGCATCGCCAAATGGACAGGCACCCAGCTCGGTCCGCTGCTCGATGCGGCCAAGGTCAAGGCAAACGCGCGCTTCATCGTGTTCCATTGCTACGATGACATGGGATCGCTGTTCTCAGGCCCCGAGCTCTATTACGAAAGCTGCGACTTGGTGGATGGGCACCACCCGCAGACCATTCTTGCCTACGGCCTCAACGGGCAGACGCTGCCTGTTGCAAATGGAGCGCCGGTTCGCGTGCGCATCGAGCGGGCGCTTGGCTACAAGCAGCCCAAATATGTGCATACCATCGAGCTGGTCGACGGGTTCTCCCAGTTCGGCAAGGGCAAGGGCGGGTATTGGGAAGACCACGGCTATGATTGGTATGGCGGCATCTAG
- a CDS encoding ArsR/SmtB family transcription factor, with product MSNDAENDKIFKALSNFRRRNILDALKDNPQTTGALCDAFADLDRCTVMQHLRVLEEADLIIVKRQGRERWNYLNPLPIREIFDRWIGQYAGNAVEKLGRLKSDLEG from the coding sequence ATGTCAAACGACGCAGAAAATGACAAGATTTTCAAGGCGCTGAGCAATTTCCGCCGCCGCAATATTCTCGATGCGCTCAAGGATAATCCGCAGACGACCGGCGCGCTGTGCGATGCCTTTGCCGATCTCGACCGCTGCACGGTGATGCAGCACCTCAGGGTGCTCGAGGAGGCTGACCTCATCATCGTCAAGCGCCAGGGGCGGGAACGCTGGAATTATCTCAATCCGCTGCCGATCAGGGAAATCTTCGATCGCTGGATCGGCCAGTACGCTGGCAACGCGGTGGAGAAGCTGGGCCGGCTCAAGTCGGATCTTGAAGGGTAG
- a CDS encoding intradiol ring-cleavage dioxygenase: MPDPDKPSFRLNRRQALSLVAVTAAGGALMSQRAFAQEAGASADTAGLLPGADVCVITPEVTEGPYYFDPALDRRDITEGRPGVKTQVRLQVVDAQCKPLSGARVDIWHADATGVYSGYANQTGGVDTTGETFMRGTQMTDANGVAEFTTVYPGWYRGRTTHIHFKVFLDETNILTGQLFFPDALSEFIYKNVAPYSDRTEERDTINTNDNIAAQATRASFAYVKELADAYLVAMIIGVDPSATSSNLGDAGGAGGPPPGGPPPDGGNGGPPATGSSRGSLVPGVEAGN, encoded by the coding sequence ATGCCAGACCCGGACAAACCGTCTTTCCGCCTCAACCGCCGCCAGGCCCTCTCCCTGGTCGCCGTGACAGCCGCAGGCGGCGCCCTCATGTCTCAGCGCGCTTTCGCCCAGGAAGCGGGAGCCAGCGCCGACACCGCCGGGCTGCTTCCCGGCGCCGACGTCTGCGTCATCACGCCGGAAGTCACTGAAGGTCCCTACTATTTCGATCCCGCCCTCGACCGGCGGGACATCACCGAGGGCCGCCCGGGGGTCAAGACGCAGGTACGGCTGCAGGTGGTCGACGCCCAGTGCAAGCCGCTCTCAGGCGCTCGCGTCGACATCTGGCATGCGGACGCGACCGGGGTCTATTCAGGCTATGCAAACCAGACCGGTGGCGTCGACACGACGGGCGAGACCTTCATGCGCGGCACGCAGATGACCGACGCGAACGGGGTTGCCGAGTTCACCACCGTCTATCCCGGCTGGTACCGGGGACGCACCACCCACATCCATTTCAAGGTGTTCCTCGACGAGACCAACATCCTGACTGGCCAGCTCTTTTTCCCGGATGCGCTTTCCGAGTTCATCTACAAGAACGTCGCGCCCTACTCGGACCGCACCGAAGAACGCGACACCATCAACACCAACGACAACATAGCCGCCCAGGCGACCCGCGCCTCTTTCGCCTATGTCAAGGAACTGGCCGATGCCTACCTGGTGGCGATGATCATCGGCGTGGACCCGAGCGCGACCTCTTCCAACCTGGGCGACGCTGGCGGTGCCGGTGGCCCGCCTCCGGGCGGCCCTCCCCCCGATGGCGGCAATGGTGGTCCCCCGGCCACAGGCTCGAGCCGCGGCTCGCTCGTGCCGGGCGTGGAAGCCGGCAACTAA
- a CDS encoding nucleoside deaminase, translating into METAAFISRLFDVIENDIAPKTREGVRRGNKIFGAAILRKSDLSVVVAETNNETENPLWHGEMHAIKKLYELNRSTLPDPKDCIFLATHEPCSLCLSAITWAGYDNFYYLFSHQDSRDSFAIPHDIRILKEVFVPPGTPSDAPLYNASNAFWTSHSLGRMIATLDRGNRESLLSRMDDLGALYADLSAVYQQGKGDKGIPLA; encoded by the coding sequence ATGGAAACCGCCGCCTTCATCTCCCGCCTCTTCGACGTCATCGAGAACGACATCGCGCCCAAGACGCGCGAGGGCGTACGCAGGGGCAACAAGATTTTCGGGGCGGCAATCCTGCGGAAATCGGACCTGTCGGTTGTAGTAGCCGAGACCAATAACGAGACCGAAAACCCGCTCTGGCACGGCGAAATGCACGCCATCAAGAAGCTCTACGAACTCAATCGCTCGACCCTTCCCGATCCCAAGGACTGCATCTTCCTGGCGACCCACGAGCCGTGCTCGCTATGCCTCTCCGCTATCACATGGGCTGGCTACGACAATTTCTATTATCTCTTCAGCCACCAGGACAGCCGCGACAGCTTCGCCATCCCGCACGACATCCGCATCCTCAAGGAAGTGTTCGTGCCGCCCGGCACGCCGTCCGACGCCCCGCTCTACAACGCCAGCAACGCCTTCTGGACGAGCCACTCGCTTGGCCGCATGATCGCCACGCTTGATCGCGGCAACCGCGAGAGCCTGCTGTCGCGCATGGACGATCTTGGTGCCCTCTACGCCGACCTTTCGGCGGTCTATCAGCAGGGCAAGGGCGACAAGGGCATCCCCCTGGCCTAG
- a CDS encoding cytochrome b/b6 domain-containing protein, with amino-acid sequence MSAETAGSTSEASRPQKGPLVYRQALLTRITHWTWAIALFFMLLSGLQIFNAHPALYIGQESGFEYDNAVLAMYGVTKDGAAVGQTRAFGQTFDTTGVFGVSGTPERPTYRGFPSWATIPSYQDLATGRVVHFFFGWILVAALFVWFLSSLVNGHIRRDVLPMGEDIKGLPQDVADHARLRFHHGRSYNALQKIAYSVVFFILFPLIITTGLTMSPGMDAAFPWLLDLFGGRQTARTIHFSVMALLVLFFIVHILMVFAAGPINELRSMITGWYRTSPNTPRQEGDRP; translated from the coding sequence ATGTCTGCCGAGACCGCCGGATCGACAAGCGAGGCAAGCAGGCCCCAAAAGGGGCCGCTGGTCTATCGCCAGGCGCTGCTGACGCGCATTACGCACTGGACCTGGGCGATCGCGCTCTTTTTCATGCTGCTTTCGGGGCTGCAGATCTTCAACGCCCATCCCGCGCTCTATATCGGGCAGGAGTCCGGTTTCGAATACGACAACGCCGTGTTGGCAATGTACGGCGTTACCAAGGATGGGGCAGCCGTCGGCCAGACCCGGGCCTTCGGCCAGACTTTCGATACGACCGGTGTTTTTGGGGTGAGCGGCACGCCCGAGCGGCCGACCTATCGCGGCTTTCCGAGCTGGGCGACCATTCCGTCCTACCAGGATCTGGCGACCGGTCGGGTTGTCCACTTCTTCTTCGGCTGGATATTGGTCGCCGCTCTCTTCGTCTGGTTCCTTTCCAGCCTCGTGAACGGTCACATCCGGCGCGACGTGCTGCCGATGGGGGAGGACATCAAGGGATTGCCGCAGGATGTCGCAGACCACGCGCGCCTGCGGTTCCACCATGGCCGCAGCTACAACGCGCTTCAGAAGATCGCCTACAGCGTCGTGTTCTTCATCCTCTTCCCCCTCATCATCACCACGGGCCTCACAATGAGTCCGGGAATGGACGCCGCTTTCCCCTGGCTGCTCGACCTCTTCGGCGGACGCCAGACCGCCCGCACCATCCATTTCTCGGTCATGGCCCTGCTGGTGCTGTTCTTCATCGTGCACATCCTGATGGTCTTTGCCGCTGGTCCCATCAACGAACTGCGCTCGATGATCACCGGGTGGTACCGCACCAGCCCCAATACGCCGCGCCAGGAAGGAGACCGCCCATGA
- a CDS encoding DEAD/DEAH box helicase: MTATFESLGLPGPLLASLAKAGFDTPTKIQAEAIPHQLKGKDILGIAQTGSGKTAAFGLPILAGLQALPGRPRPMTARALILVPTRELAVQIDEALRKMAGSMRLTTVLVLGGVSRYNQVQKLAKGVDICIATPGRMKDLVDDDKVWLSETRWLILDEADRMLDMGFIGPVKEIASKISWKRQTALFSATMAPEISKLAEGLLREPVRVEATVPGTTVAEIEQRVIMAGSKAKREELNKLLGDAALERVIVFTRTKHGADRVTKNLSIDGFEAAAIHGNKSQNARQAALKGFSSGRVRILVATDIAARGIDVPGITHVINYDLPDDAENYVHRIGRTGRNGASGVAITLCDGTEKGQLRDIEKLIRKSLPVSGDLSIVEVDPPKKAKGNNGRKPNPNAGAPRARKPAGKTLAGFNDGTRHQEPAPHRAHGDKKRKDGEAARTRNGQPGGKPAAAKQGKPRWNKNQKDAGRARRAEGGRGRGERVA, from the coding sequence TTGACAGCAACTTTTGAATCCCTCGGACTTCCGGGCCCGCTGCTTGCTTCGCTCGCAAAAGCCGGGTTCGATACCCCCACCAAGATCCAGGCCGAGGCTATCCCCCACCAGCTCAAGGGCAAGGACATCCTGGGCATCGCCCAGACCGGCTCGGGCAAGACGGCGGCGTTTGGCCTGCCGATCCTGGCCGGCCTGCAGGCGCTGCCCGGCCGCCCGCGTCCGATGACGGCGCGCGCGCTCATCCTCGTTCCGACGCGCGAACTCGCCGTCCAGATCGACGAAGCGCTGCGCAAGATGGCCGGCAGCATGCGGCTCACCACCGTGCTCGTGCTGGGTGGCGTGTCGCGCTACAATCAGGTCCAGAAGCTGGCCAAGGGCGTCGATATCTGCATCGCCACGCCCGGCCGCATGAAGGACCTCGTCGATGACGACAAGGTGTGGTTGAGCGAAACCCGCTGGCTGATCCTGGACGAAGCTGACCGCATGCTCGACATGGGCTTCATCGGCCCGGTCAAGGAAATCGCTTCCAAGATCAGCTGGAAGCGCCAGACGGCCCTGTTCTCGGCCACCATGGCGCCCGAAATCTCCAAGCTTGCCGAAGGGTTGCTGCGCGAGCCGGTTCGTGTCGAGGCCACCGTGCCGGGCACCACCGTCGCCGAGATCGAGCAGCGCGTCATCATGGCGGGTTCCAAGGCGAAGCGCGAAGAGCTCAACAAGCTTCTCGGGGACGCCGCGCTCGAGCGCGTCATCGTCTTCACCCGTACCAAGCACGGTGCCGACCGCGTCACCAAGAACCTGTCGATCGATGGTTTCGAGGCCGCGGCCATTCACGGTAACAAGAGCCAGAACGCCCGCCAGGCAGCTCTAAAGGGCTTTTCGTCCGGCCGCGTGCGCATCCTTGTCGCCACCGATATCGCGGCGCGTGGCATCGACGTTCCGGGCATCACGCACGTCATCAATTACGACCTGCCCGATGATGCCGAGAACTATGTGCACCGCATTGGCCGGACCGGGCGCAATGGCGCTTCGGGCGTGGCCATCACGCTTTGCGATGGCACCGAAAAGGGCCAGTTGCGCGACATCGAGAAGCTGATCCGCAAGAGCCTGCCGGTTTCCGGCGATCTTTCGATCGTGGAAGTCGATCCGCCCAAGAAGGCCAAGGGCAATAACGGGCGCAAGCCCAACCCCAATGCCGGGGCCCCCCGTGCGCGCAAGCCGGCCGGCAAGACCCTGGCCGGCTTCAACGATGGCACGCGCCATCAGGAACCGGCGCCGCATCGCGCCCACGGCGACAAGAAGCGCAAGGACGGCGAGGCCGCCCGTACCCGCAACGGCCAGCCCGGTGGCAAGCCGGCGGCAGCCAAGCAGGGCAAGCCGCGCTGGAACAAGAACCAGAAGGATGCCGGTCGCGCGCGTCGGGCCGAGGGTGGTCGTGGCCGTGGCGAGCGCGTCGCCTGA
- a CDS encoding GlsB/YeaQ/YmgE family stress response membrane protein, translating to MGILWAIIIGFIAGIIAKLLTGGGSEPRGFILTTVLGIVGGVVGTWLGQVVGLYGPGENGGFIAAIVGAVVLLLIWRAFVRSTAR from the coding sequence ATGGGAATTCTCTGGGCCATCATCATTGGCTTTATCGCCGGCATCATCGCCAAACTCCTGACAGGAGGAGGCTCGGAGCCGCGCGGCTTCATCCTCACCACCGTGCTCGGCATCGTCGGCGGGGTCGTCGGCACATGGCTCGGGCAAGTCGTCGGGCTCTATGGCCCGGGTGAGAATGGCGGCTTCATCGCCGCCATCGTCGGTGCCGTCGTACTCCTCTTGATCTGGCGCGCATTCGTGCGCAGCACCGCCCGCTAG
- a CDS encoding SRPBCC family protein: MDLKFNVAGRIARPASEVFEAVVNPEHLSHFFTTGGAKGRLETGSTVTWDFADFPGAFPVQVVEVVPDKKIVLHWGAADDAPEGETASPHDTTVTMTFEQLEDGRTLVQITEEGWRETAKGLKASYGNCEGWTGMLCAMKVWLEHGINLREGFYK; the protein is encoded by the coding sequence ATGGATCTGAAGTTCAACGTCGCCGGACGCATCGCCCGACCGGCAAGCGAGGTTTTCGAGGCGGTGGTCAACCCCGAACACCTGTCTCACTTCTTCACGACCGGAGGCGCGAAGGGGCGGCTCGAGACCGGCTCGACCGTGACCTGGGATTTTGCGGATTTCCCCGGGGCCTTCCCCGTGCAGGTGGTCGAGGTCGTACCCGACAAGAAGATCGTGCTGCACTGGGGCGCGGCAGACGATGCGCCCGAGGGTGAAACGGCCTCCCCGCACGACACCACAGTCACCATGACATTCGAACAATTGGAGGATGGCCGCACGCTTGTGCAGATCACCGAGGAAGGCTGGCGCGAGACGGCCAAGGGCCTCAAGGCGTCCTATGGCAATTGCGAAGGCTGGACGGGAATGCTGTGCGCCATGAAGGTCTGGCTCGAGCACGGCATCAATCTGCGCGAGGGCTTCTATAAATAA
- a CDS encoding ThuA domain-containing protein: MRSALIVYGGWEGHDPEECAALYRRWLHEDGFSVRVENSTKAFADPAIHDLSLIVPIYTMSRIEKDEVENLTKAVENGVGLAGHHGGMSDAFRDAVEYQFMVGGQWVAHPGNIIDFTVDVTRPDDPIMAGIKTPMAYRSEQYYMHVDPSNEVLATTTFSGEHAWWIKDVVMPVVWKRHHGKGRVFHSTLGHSVKEFSEFPDMATIVRRGINWAARDEQAP; the protein is encoded by the coding sequence ATGCGCAGCGCTTTGATCGTCTATGGAGGCTGGGAAGGGCACGACCCGGAAGAGTGCGCGGCGCTCTATCGACGCTGGTTGCACGAGGATGGGTTCAGCGTGCGCGTGGAGAACAGCACCAAGGCATTTGCCGATCCTGCCATTCACGACCTGTCGTTGATCGTGCCCATCTACACCATGTCCAGGATCGAGAAGGACGAGGTCGAGAACCTCACCAAAGCGGTTGAGAACGGCGTGGGTCTGGCCGGCCACCACGGCGGCATGAGCGATGCATTCCGCGATGCGGTCGAGTACCAGTTCATGGTAGGGGGGCAGTGGGTGGCGCATCCTGGCAACATCATCGACTTCACCGTCGACGTGACCCGGCCCGACGATCCGATCATGGCGGGCATCAAGACGCCCATGGCCTATCGCAGCGAGCAGTACTACATGCACGTCGATCCTTCCAACGAGGTGCTGGCGACCACCACCTTCAGTGGCGAGCACGCATGGTGGATCAAGGATGTGGTGATGCCGGTGGTCTGGAAGCGCCATCACGGCAAGGGCCGCGTGTTCCACTCCACGCTCGGGCATTCGGTCAAGGAATTCAGCGAGTTCCCCGATATGGCGACCATCGTCCGGCGTGGCATCAACTGGGCGGCGCGGGACGAACAAGCCCCGTGA